A DNA window from Mucilaginibacter xinganensis contains the following coding sequences:
- a CDS encoding sensor histidine kinase, with product MLYDYALWALAIDSPYSVLHTIFFSVYAIKFLAYVIPPALGAYFNLYFLIPRYLEKQRYSLYLFYLALTIIFTSGLITTGYYITAWLSGSTAEKVFGIAPTLDGYYHLIKEEPFRFTLGAITLAMSIKLTKNWIETKARQQALENEKLETELKFLKYQFNPHFLFNSINSIFFLIHKNPDMASASLAKFSELLRHQLYECNDQQIALDKEISYLKNFIELEKLRQNQSLSVNLNMEPLAVAYMGIAPFILMTFVENAFKHVSKDKDRNNWINIDLAVTGTLLYFSVINSTSEILATDLINYGGIGLKNVKRRLDLIYPGKYQLDIEQTIESFGVKLELQLKQLELTPFIQSIAELT from the coding sequence ATGTTGTATGACTACGCGCTTTGGGCACTGGCCATCGACAGCCCATACAGCGTGCTGCATACGATATTTTTCTCGGTCTATGCGATCAAGTTTTTAGCTTATGTTATACCGCCAGCGTTAGGGGCATATTTCAATTTGTATTTTTTAATTCCCCGCTACCTCGAAAAGCAGCGCTACAGTTTGTACCTGTTCTACCTGGCGCTTACAATTATTTTTACCTCGGGATTGATTACCACTGGTTATTATATTACCGCCTGGCTAAGTGGCAGCACTGCCGAAAAAGTCTTTGGTATTGCACCGACGCTCGATGGTTATTACCATTTAATCAAGGAGGAACCTTTCCGGTTTACCTTAGGTGCGATAACGCTTGCGATGAGCATTAAGCTCACCAAAAACTGGATCGAAACAAAGGCAAGGCAACAGGCACTGGAAAATGAGAAACTGGAAACAGAATTGAAATTCCTGAAGTACCAGTTTAACCCTCATTTCTTATTTAATAGTATCAACTCCATCTTCTTCCTGATCCACAAGAACCCGGATATGGCCTCCGCTTCGTTAGCCAAATTCTCCGAACTGCTACGGCACCAACTATATGAGTGTAACGACCAGCAAATTGCATTGGATAAAGAAATTTCCTACCTGAAGAATTTTATCGAACTGGAAAAGCTGCGTCAAAACCAAAGTTTGTCTGTTAATTTGAATATGGAGCCTTTGGCCGTAGCTTATATGGGAATTGCACCCTTTATCCTGATGACTTTTGTAGAAAATGCTTTTAAGCATGTATCCAAAGATAAAGATCGCAACAACTGGATAAATATCGATTTGGCGGTGACCGGGACACTACTTTATTTTAGCGTTATCAATAGTACCTCAGAAATTCTGGCAACTGACCTGATCAATTACGGAGGTATAGGTTTAAAAAATGTAAAACGCAGACTTGACCTTATTTATCCCGGCAAATACCAATTGGATATCGAACAAACAATTGAAAGTTTCGGCGTAAAGCTGGAGCTGCAATTAAAACAATTGGAATTAACACCTTTTATACAATCGATAGCCGAACTAACATGA
- a CDS encoding TonB dependent receptor: protein MLRLILCALLLSTFAQGQVGGRLVIADSSAVPYASVLLVKSTDSMLVRSALSDKKGNFSMAAAPYGTYLIKIISMGYIPYTSPTIVIDSAQRFYDAGTIMLKVANHQLSEVVIRSTKPLIAQQLGGLVVNPQNSLMTRGSSVLQVLSRSPGVVINAQNNAISLNGKSGVMVMLDGKLLRLPADHVATLLQDMRADDIDKIELLTTPPAKYDADGNAGLINIITQKSKQPGTSGSLTASAGYGRGEKASANISLNHNSGKLSLHASYSYNRDRSYGLLLAKGTENAPIIGGQTTLDYHSQSKPLSNYNSFSGGFGYRASDRTMIGGNIDYSIGTYQNNSHNFGSYALTDSSLNYSSFITGTSHTYYFHPSVYLEHAISKYQKLNLDLDYFDHTSNSPTQVQSNFSDSLFKPTQRNLANSNIKVGVAALDYSNSFSKQLKLESGLKGTYTYTQSVAGIENLVGAEWVPVGAGTSNDLATREAIGAAYVDLNWQLDSLTTVFGGARFEYSRNTTAHSLNAQYFVDRSLGKLFPSVFITRKLNPTDELQLSYTERISRPSFADLASYVAYNDPVSVFTGNPALKPTITDNLKLAYNTHDFLFSLLYSRDTNPILGTQVMPGPTSGLIYLTPENADWQNNLVLQTTIPVKATNWWRMNYGFIGGYHQYKISYYSELLQKSYYSYSFNFTESFKPTAHYAIELSGYYNSPSYSGDSRSNGIAIFNLDVKKELSNQNGSFKLSISDLFRGASYQNHIGQLVTDNFNSNVETNYQAESHNFPIIKLSYSRSFGSNTKKAQHNNSGTKAEQNRL, encoded by the coding sequence ATGTTAAGACTTATTCTTTGCGCATTATTATTAAGCACGTTTGCACAAGGCCAGGTAGGCGGCAGGCTTGTTATTGCCGACAGCAGCGCAGTTCCATATGCCTCCGTATTATTGGTAAAAAGCACGGACAGTATGTTGGTGCGCTCTGCCCTGTCGGATAAAAAAGGCAACTTTTCCATGGCCGCCGCACCGTACGGTACTTATCTTATTAAAATTATTAGCATGGGCTATATCCCTTACACATCACCCACTATCGTTATTGATTCAGCACAACGGTTTTATGATGCAGGTACAATCATGCTGAAAGTTGCCAACCATCAATTGAGCGAGGTAGTCATCCGGTCAACCAAACCGCTGATAGCGCAGCAGTTGGGCGGCTTAGTTGTTAATCCACAAAACAGCCTGATGACCAGGGGTAGTTCTGTTTTACAAGTACTGTCACGTTCTCCCGGGGTGGTCATTAACGCGCAAAATAATGCAATCAGCCTGAACGGCAAAAGCGGGGTAATGGTGATGCTGGATGGTAAATTACTGCGCCTTCCCGCAGACCACGTGGCAACACTGTTGCAAGACATGAGAGCTGACGATATTGACAAAATAGAATTGCTCACAACTCCGCCGGCCAAATACGATGCAGACGGCAATGCAGGGCTAATCAATATTATAACCCAAAAAAGCAAGCAACCCGGTACCAGCGGATCGTTGACGGCCTCAGCGGGTTATGGTAGAGGCGAAAAGGCATCTGCCAATATTAGCCTCAACCATAATAGCGGTAAGCTGAGTCTGCATGCCTCCTACAGCTACAACCGCGACCGTAGTTACGGACTATTGCTGGCAAAGGGCACAGAAAACGCACCTATTATCGGAGGCCAGACAACCCTTGATTATCATAGCCAATCCAAACCTTTAAGTAATTATAACAGTTTTAGCGGAGGTTTCGGCTATCGGGCTAGTGATAGGACAATGATAGGCGGCAATATCGATTATAGCATCGGCACCTATCAAAATAATAGCCACAACTTTGGGAGTTATGCGCTGACCGATTCCAGCCTAAACTACAGTTCGTTTATCACCGGCACTAGCCATACCTACTATTTTCATCCAAGTGTTTATTTAGAACATGCTATCAGTAAATATCAAAAGCTCAACCTCGATTTGGATTACTTCGATCATACCAGTAATAGTCCTACCCAGGTGCAAAGCAATTTCAGCGACAGCCTTTTTAAACCGACACAACGCAACCTGGCTAATTCCAACATAAAGGTAGGCGTAGCCGCATTGGATTACAGCAATTCGTTTAGCAAGCAGCTAAAATTAGAAAGCGGGCTCAAGGGTACCTATACTTATACCCAAAGTGTGGCGGGCATTGAAAATTTGGTAGGTGCCGAATGGGTACCCGTTGGCGCAGGTACATCGAACGATCTCGCTACACGGGAAGCAATCGGCGCGGCATACGTAGACCTGAATTGGCAACTGGATAGCCTTACCACCGTTTTCGGCGGCGCCCGGTTTGAATATTCCCGCAATACGACAGCCCATTCGCTCAACGCGCAATATTTTGTGGACCGTAGTTTGGGTAAGCTGTTTCCAAGTGTTTTTATCACGCGAAAACTGAACCCTACGGATGAACTGCAATTGTCTTATACTGAACGCATCAGTCGCCCGTCCTTTGCTGACCTCGCTTCATATGTCGCATACAATGATCCGGTTTCCGTGTTTACGGGCAACCCGGCCTTAAAACCAACCATTACCGATAACCTTAAACTAGCTTATAATACGCATGATTTTTTGTTTTCTTTGCTGTATAGCCGCGATACCAACCCAATTTTAGGCACGCAGGTGATGCCCGGACCTACCAGCGGGCTAATTTATCTGACCCCTGAAAATGCGGATTGGCAAAACAACCTGGTTTTGCAGACTACGATTCCAGTTAAGGCCACTAATTGGTGGCGAATGAATTATGGTTTTATCGGCGGCTATCACCAATATAAGATCAGCTATTATTCTGAATTGCTGCAAAAAAGCTATTATAGCTATAGCTTCAACTTTACAGAAAGCTTTAAGCCGACTGCTCATTACGCCATTGAACTTTCCGGCTATTATAATTCGCCGTCTTATAGCGGTGATTCCCGTTCGAATGGGATTGCTATTTTCAATTTAGACGTAAAAAAAGAACTCTCCAATCAAAACGGCAGCTTCAAACTGAGCATATCCGATCTGTTTCGAGGGGCCAGTTATCAAAACCATATTGGCCAATTGGTTACCGATAATTTTAACAGCAACGTTGAAACCAATTACCAGGCTGAATCACACAATTTTCCCATTATCAAACTATCATATAGCCGTTCATTTGGTTCAAACACCAAAAAAGCCCAACACAATAATAGTGGCACAAAAGCAGAACAAAACCGGCTTTAA
- a CDS encoding alkaline phosphatase family protein, whose protein sequence is MPEKIKNVFILMLENHSFDNIFGRSGIPGINGLTGNETNSYNGNSYPVTQFTWDRMPSDPGHEFLDTLEQLCGQDNWCRAWQPGDTYPPPGHTIDNSGFVANYATSITEQTKIVHTSPPPLIDIGDVMSYFDTATQLPAIYELATQFAVCDNWFSSLPGPTWPNRFFAYAASSGSMDDSPSGFEQIMHERFKGYSFPHGSIFDLLKKGNYRLYQDKYSKLSFPIVQALKNIHWSELNDVSSFAEDLKKDYHYPLTLIEPNYGDIFFDTYRGGSSQHPMDGMHNGEALIKTVYEAIYNSPVWENSLLIITYDEHGGFYDHVAPPQAPKPEDGATGLSKHGFDFSRYGVRVPAVIVSPYIPANTVSNVLYDHSSMIKTVTENWGLPSLTNRDKLANSLSPLLTLDKPRDKSDCPSSLKLAPDAETSNFVITQEKLALLDNMPLPDSGNTLGFLQIAIKVDYELGLQTETNSYTQNTVKNPSTMGNAGRYINSVLEKLQSAIKAK, encoded by the coding sequence ATGCCTGAAAAAATAAAGAATGTATTTATCCTGATGCTCGAGAATCATTCCTTCGATAATATCTTTGGGCGCTCGGGCATACCCGGAATAAACGGGCTTACCGGAAACGAGACTAATTCATATAATGGCAACTCCTATCCAGTTACTCAATTTACGTGGGACAGAATGCCATCTGATCCCGGCCACGAGTTTTTGGATACGCTGGAACAACTCTGCGGACAGGATAATTGGTGCCGGGCCTGGCAACCCGGGGATACTTATCCTCCTCCTGGGCATACCATTGATAATTCCGGATTTGTCGCGAACTATGCAACATCCATTACCGAGCAAACAAAAATAGTGCACACCTCGCCGCCGCCTCTTATTGATATCGGCGATGTGATGTCGTACTTTGATACGGCTACACAATTACCGGCCATTTACGAGCTTGCAACGCAGTTTGCTGTGTGCGATAATTGGTTTTCATCGTTACCCGGACCCACATGGCCAAATCGCTTTTTTGCTTACGCGGCCTCTTCCGGCAGTATGGACGACAGCCCCTCAGGCTTTGAACAAATAATGCACGAACGGTTTAAGGGCTACAGCTTTCCGCACGGATCGATATTCGACCTGCTAAAAAAGGGTAATTACCGCTTATATCAGGATAAATATTCCAAACTAAGCTTCCCGATTGTACAGGCGCTTAAAAACATCCATTGGAGCGAGCTGAACGACGTTAGCAGTTTTGCTGAGGATCTTAAGAAGGATTATCATTATCCTTTAACCCTGATAGAGCCAAATTATGGCGATATTTTTTTCGACACATATAGGGGAGGGTCATCCCAGCACCCGATGGACGGTATGCACAACGGCGAAGCACTGATAAAGACCGTTTATGAGGCTATATACAACTCTCCGGTTTGGGAAAACAGCTTGCTCATAATTACCTACGATGAGCATGGCGGCTTTTACGACCATGTTGCGCCACCGCAGGCACCAAAGCCCGAGGATGGCGCAACCGGTTTAAGTAAACACGGCTTTGATTTTTCGCGCTACGGCGTAAGGGTGCCTGCAGTAATTGTGTCTCCTTATATCCCCGCAAATACGGTAAGCAATGTTCTTTATGATCATAGCTCCATGATTAAAACCGTTACTGAAAACTGGGGACTGCCTTCCTTAACCAACCGGGATAAGCTTGCCAATAGCTTAAGCCCATTGCTGACATTAGATAAGCCACGCGATAAGTCCGACTGCCCATCATCGTTAAAATTAGCGCCTGATGCGGAAACTTCAAACTTTGTTATAACACAGGAAAAGCTTGCCTTGCTTGATAATATGCCGCTGCCCGATAGCGGTAATACTTTAGGTTTTTTGCAGATAGCAATCAAAGTAGATTATGAACTTGGCCTGCAAACCGAAACCAACAGCTATACACAAAATACCGTTAAAAATCCTTCGACTATGGGCAACGCTGGTAGATATATCAACTCAGTACTTGAAAAATTGCAGTCGGCAATCAAGGCTAAATAA
- a CDS encoding MBL fold metallo-hydrolase, with translation MKYAYLRMGIAALLLTVAAGCGMVKSLGKNPEGGELARLEVLPNYKNGSFENLAERADSTIKRSWLQFMLQSRPESIKPSHSLPWVKTDLKTLPATAPTIVWFGHSSLLIKTGQGNILIDPIFSNHAGPVPGLITAFKGTKHYHAKDMPTIDVLIISHDHYDHLDYRTLKKLKDQIKIAVVPMGVGSDLVYWGFDPKKIIELNWNQSATLPGGLRITATPAQHRSNRTYAKENKTLWASYVIQTGHYRLFYGGDSGYGPLFKQIGQQYGPFDLALLECGQYSPNWPWTHLWLGQTAQAAVDLQARLLQPIHWAKFEEADQPWNEPIEKLLPAAEKLGIQLNVPRIGEPYTLGNPPKKAVWWNF, from the coding sequence ATGAAATACGCGTATTTGAGGATGGGGATAGCTGCGCTGTTACTTACAGTTGCGGCAGGGTGCGGGATGGTAAAGTCGCTGGGGAAAAACCCGGAGGGCGGGGAACTTGCCCGTTTGGAGGTTTTGCCTAATTACAAAAATGGAAGTTTCGAAAATCTGGCTGAACGTGCTGACTCGACCATCAAGCGCAGCTGGTTGCAGTTTATGCTACAAAGCCGCCCTGAAAGTATCAAGCCTTCTCACAGCCTGCCATGGGTTAAAACCGATTTAAAGACACTCCCTGCTACTGCACCAACCATCGTTTGGTTTGGCCATTCGTCTTTGCTGATCAAAACCGGGCAGGGAAATATACTTATCGATCCTATTTTCAGCAACCATGCCGGGCCGGTACCCGGATTGATAACAGCCTTTAAGGGCACAAAGCATTACCACGCTAAGGATATGCCGACGATAGATGTGCTAATCATCTCCCACGACCACTACGATCACCTGGATTACCGTACGCTAAAAAAACTGAAAGACCAGATCAAAATAGCCGTAGTACCGATGGGTGTAGGTTCAGATTTGGTGTACTGGGGGTTTGATCCTAAAAAGATCATCGAACTGAATTGGAACCAATCAGCCACGTTGCCTGGGGGCCTCAGGATAACCGCTACGCCTGCGCAGCACCGCAGCAACCGTACGTATGCAAAGGAAAATAAAACACTTTGGGCATCTTACGTGATACAAACAGGTCACTACCGGCTTTTTTATGGCGGCGATAGCGGTTATGGCCCGCTCTTTAAACAAATAGGTCAGCAATATGGCCCATTTGACCTGGCACTGCTGGAATGCGGACAGTACAGCCCGAATTGGCCATGGACCCATCTTTGGCTTGGACAGACCGCCCAGGCGGCCGTTGACCTGCAGGCCCGTTTGCTGCAGCCTATTCACTGGGCCAAGTTTGAAGAAGCTGATCAGCCATGGAATGAACCTATAGAAAAACTCCTGCCCGCTGCCGAAAAGTTGGGAATACAGCTAAACGTTCCGCGCATTGGGGAGCCTTATACATTGGGTAACCCACCCAAGAAAGCGGTTTGGTGGAATTTTTAA
- a CDS encoding RNA polymerase sigma factor — protein sequence MTDCIVFSDQDLINRLHQTDQAAFAEIYNRYWEKMLTIAWNHTKDRFLAEDIVHEVFISLWDLKSHIPISNLGGFLATKIKFAVFENYKKQQRRNKLAEINFNYSEISLEEEKWDALFLQEYINGLVEELPEKCRLVFKYSRNSGMKNAEIASQMNISEKGVEANLTRALKIIRGNLETTGILLVISRELLNLLKL from the coding sequence ATGACCGATTGTATTGTTTTTTCCGATCAGGATTTGATTAACCGCCTACATCAAACGGACCAGGCGGCTTTTGCAGAAATTTATAACAGATATTGGGAGAAAATGTTAACAATAGCCTGGAACCATACGAAAGACAGGTTCCTGGCTGAAGATATTGTGCATGAAGTTTTTATTTCGCTTTGGGATCTGAAATCGCACATTCCGATCTCAAATTTAGGAGGGTTCCTGGCCACAAAAATTAAGTTTGCGGTATTTGAAAATTATAAAAAGCAACAGCGCAGAAATAAACTGGCTGAAATAAATTTCAATTACTCTGAAATAAGTTTGGAGGAGGAGAAATGGGACGCGCTTTTTTTACAGGAATATATTAACGGTTTAGTGGAGGAGTTGCCGGAAAAATGCAGGCTGGTGTTCAAATATAGTCGTAATTCAGGAATGAAAAACGCTGAGATCGCATCTCAAATGAATATCTCGGAGAAAGGTGTTGAAGCAAATCTAACCCGGGCTTTAAAAATCATCAGGGGTAACCTGGAAACTACCGGTATATTATTGGTGATTTCGCGTGAGCTTTTAAATCTTCTTAAATTGTAA
- a CDS encoding FecR family protein has protein sequence MDKPRINYLLQKYIDGSITASDKQELLDLYKKTNLDDAEYPDDRDSVSKRMLLRLNNEIQQKKTKTSFFKSWTFKSAAAATLIILGGYIVSRQVSDSKLLTRKAAEKKEVMVPGTNLAVLTLGNGKKILLNGTTTGKLAVQGNTTITKNAAGQISYTVAANKADAENNEVTFNTITTPIGGQFRVTLPDGSNVWLNAASSLKYPSRFEGSERHVELHGEAYFEIFKNKNSPFTVSAENVNIRVLGTHFNVMAYKNEPAVNTTLLEGSVTLTSGRNNVFLVPGQQAVADPNAENIAIHNVNVEDAVAWKNGYFSFRKQNIKTAMNKIARWYNADVEYSGNVNNKFLGGSVSRSENISELLNYLELTGIAKFKIDGRRITVICK, from the coding sequence GTGGATAAGCCAAGAATTAACTATTTACTCCAAAAATATATAGATGGTTCCATTACCGCCAGTGATAAGCAGGAGCTTTTGGATTTGTATAAAAAAACAAATCTGGATGATGCCGAGTATCCTGATGACCGGGACAGTGTAAGCAAACGCATGCTTTTGCGGCTGAATAACGAGATTCAGCAGAAAAAAACAAAAACAAGCTTTTTCAAATCATGGACATTTAAATCAGCAGCAGCAGCTACACTAATTATTTTAGGCGGATATATTGTTAGCCGCCAGGTCAGTGATTCTAAGCTATTGACCAGGAAAGCGGCTGAAAAAAAAGAGGTGATGGTTCCCGGGACCAATTTGGCCGTATTGACACTTGGTAACGGTAAGAAAATATTACTGAATGGTACAACTACCGGAAAGCTGGCTGTTCAGGGAAATACAACTATAACAAAGAATGCAGCAGGACAGATCTCCTACACCGTTGCCGCCAATAAAGCTGACGCCGAAAACAACGAAGTAACCTTTAACACCATAACCACCCCGATAGGCGGGCAGTTTAGGGTTACTTTGCCCGATGGCAGCAATGTTTGGCTCAATGCCGCTTCGTCGCTGAAATACCCAAGCAGGTTTGAAGGCAGCGAACGACATGTTGAATTACACGGTGAAGCTTATTTTGAAATCTTTAAGAATAAAAATTCTCCGTTTACTGTTAGCGCAGAGAATGTAAACATCAGGGTACTGGGTACTCATTTTAACGTGATGGCTTACAAAAATGAGCCAGCGGTGAATACCACGTTACTTGAGGGCTCGGTTACGCTAACTTCCGGGCGCAATAACGTCTTTTTAGTCCCTGGTCAGCAGGCTGTTGCTGATCCCAATGCCGAGAATATCGCCATTCACAATGTTAACGTTGAGGACGCGGTGGCCTGGAAGAACGGATACTTCTCATTCAGAAAACAGAATATCAAAACAGCTATGAATAAGATCGCAAGATGGTATAATGCAGACGTGGAATACAGCGGAAACGTAAATAATAAATTTTTGGGAGGCTCTGTATCGCGTTCTGAAAATATCTCTGAACTATTGAATTACCTGGAATTAACAGGTATCGCAAAATTTAAAATAGACGGAAGGAGGATAACAGTAATATGTAAATAA